The Streptomyces spororaveus genome includes a region encoding these proteins:
- a CDS encoding cold-shock protein encodes MATGTVKWFNAEKGFGFIAQEGGGPDVFAHYSAINSSGFRELQEGQVVTFDITQGQKGPQAENINPA; translated from the coding sequence ATGGCTACGGGAACTGTGAAGTGGTTCAACGCTGAAAAGGGCTTCGGCTTCATCGCCCAGGAGGGTGGCGGCCCGGACGTCTTCGCCCACTACTCCGCGATCAACTCCTCGGGCTTCCGCGAGCTCCAGGAGGGCCAGGTCGTCACGTTCGACATCACCCAGGGCCAGAAGGGCCCCCAGGCCGAGAACATCAACCCGGCCTAA
- a CDS encoding helix-turn-helix domain-containing protein, with product MTADDSFSRLDDDGYPAYTMGRAAEMLGTTQAFLRAIGEAHLITPLRSEGGHRRYSRSQLRIAARARELVDQGTPIEAACRIVMLEIRLEEAQRVNAEHHSPASEGRPRTAA from the coding sequence ATGACAGCAGACGACTCGTTCAGCCGTCTCGACGACGACGGCTACCCCGCCTACACGATGGGCCGGGCCGCAGAGATGCTCGGTACCACCCAGGCCTTCCTCCGCGCCATTGGAGAGGCCCACCTGATCACCCCGCTGCGTTCCGAGGGCGGCCACCGCCGCTACTCCCGCTCCCAGCTGCGTATTGCCGCCCGCGCCCGGGAACTCGTCGACCAGGGCACTCCGATTGAGGCGGCCTGTCGGATCGTAATGCTCGAGATCCGACTTGAGGAAGCTCAGCGCGTCAACGCCGAGCACCACTCCCCAGCGTCCGAAGGACGCCCGCGCACGGCGGCCTGA